The Corynebacterium poyangense genome includes a window with the following:
- a CDS encoding substrate-binding domain-containing protein codes for MIAGCGVEPYSHDEITLALSTQTNPFFVQVRDGARAKAEELGVTINVQDAGDDALKQADQLNNAIATAPGAVLVNPVDSDAVGNSVVALNKANIPVFALDRTANAGKLTSYVASDNISGGKQAADAMAQAIGGKGKILILQGTPGTSASRDRGQGFREQLAYYPGITIAAEQTAGFDRTKGLDVATNLLQSNPDVVGIFAENDEMALGAIEAAGGRAGKDIAIIGFDGTAEGLTAVHAGSMTATIAQQPRELGATAVAQAQLLLSGQEVPGVVPVPVVTVDQRNIAEFYQEERHN; via the coding sequence ATGATCGCCGGATGTGGCGTCGAACCTTATTCTCATGATGAGATTACGCTGGCGCTATCCACCCAAACCAACCCCTTCTTCGTTCAGGTGCGTGATGGTGCCCGAGCCAAAGCTGAGGAGCTGGGGGTAACTATCAATGTCCAAGACGCCGGGGATGACGCCCTTAAACAAGCGGATCAACTCAATAACGCTATTGCCACCGCTCCCGGCGCGGTGCTAGTGAACCCGGTGGATTCTGACGCGGTCGGAAATTCCGTCGTCGCTCTCAACAAAGCCAATATCCCGGTTTTTGCCCTGGACCGTACAGCGAACGCCGGTAAACTCACGTCCTACGTTGCCAGCGATAACATCTCTGGCGGAAAGCAAGCTGCCGACGCGATGGCCCAGGCAATCGGCGGAAAAGGCAAAATCCTCATTTTGCAAGGAACACCGGGAACCTCAGCTTCTCGGGACCGAGGACAAGGGTTCCGGGAGCAACTTGCCTACTATCCCGGGATCACTATTGCTGCCGAACAAACCGCCGGTTTTGATCGCACCAAAGGCTTAGATGTGGCCACGAACCTCTTACAGTCCAATCCAGATGTGGTGGGGATTTTCGCCGAAAATGATGAAATGGCACTAGGAGCAATTGAAGCTGCCGGCGGACGCGCCGGAAAAGACATTGCCATCATCGGCTTCGACGGCACTGCGGAGGGTCTCACCGCGGTTCATGCCGGAAGCATGACAGCCACCATTGCTCAACAACCAAGAGAGCTGGGCGCTACTGCTGTAGCTCAAGCTCAGTTACTCCTGAGTGGACAAGAAGTTCCAGGGGTGGTTCCCGTTCCAGTGGTGACAGTAGACCAGCGCAATATTGCTGAATTTTATCAAGAAGAACGGCACAACTAG
- the rbsD gene encoding D-ribose pyranase codes for MRKQGILNSQLAGLIARLGHTDTVVVADCGLPIPSHVPVVDLALVFGVPRFHEVWQALIGELEIEAITIAQETPATLRELIMLDATPVQEVSHEELKKRSSNASFVVRTGETTPYANAIIHCGVPF; via the coding sequence ATGAGGAAACAGGGAATCCTCAATTCCCAACTTGCTGGACTGATTGCCCGCCTCGGCCACACCGACACGGTTGTCGTCGCTGACTGTGGTCTCCCCATTCCCTCCCATGTCCCGGTGGTAGACCTCGCCCTGGTTTTTGGCGTACCACGTTTTCACGAAGTGTGGCAGGCGCTCATCGGAGAGTTAGAGATCGAAGCCATCACCATAGCGCAGGAAACTCCAGCAACGCTTCGGGAATTAATAATGCTCGACGCAACCCCGGTCCAAGAAGTCAGCCATGAGGAATTAAAAAAGCGATCCTCTAACGCATCCTTTGTGGTGCGGACTGGGGAAACTACCCCGTACGCCAATGCAATTATCCACTGTGGGGTGCCGTTTTAA
- a CDS encoding ABC transporter permease: MTTRKSSFSIKEWMLSNGALVGLIALIIILALASPAFLSFHNLINVGVQAATVAILAFGMTFVIVTGGIDLSVGAVAALGGMVAAYSWAELGLPGWLTLILGLLTGLLAGVIAGLSIAYGKLPAFIATLALMSIARGLTLVISEGSPAASPNAVNWMGTDLGFLPMPVIMMFLAGLISWFILSRTVLGRSMYAIGGNFDAARLSGLPVKRILISVYALSGLFAAWAGLVMTARLSSAQPNAGTGYELDAIAAVVIGGASLTGGRGGAWGTFIGALLLAVIRNGLNLLNVSSFWQQIVIGIVIAVAVGFDVIRNKTIAQ, translated from the coding sequence ATGACTACTCGTAAGTCCTCCTTCTCGATAAAAGAGTGGATGCTCAGCAATGGTGCCCTGGTCGGGCTGATTGCCTTAATCATCATCCTCGCTCTGGCCTCACCGGCTTTCTTGAGCTTCCACAACCTCATCAATGTGGGGGTCCAAGCCGCTACTGTCGCTATCCTCGCCTTTGGTATGACCTTCGTCATTGTCACTGGCGGTATCGACCTCTCAGTTGGTGCTGTCGCTGCACTCGGCGGAATGGTCGCCGCCTATAGTTGGGCTGAGCTCGGCTTACCCGGCTGGCTCACCCTCATTCTTGGGCTTCTCACCGGTCTCCTCGCTGGAGTTATCGCCGGATTATCTATCGCCTATGGCAAACTCCCAGCGTTCATTGCCACCCTTGCCCTTATGTCCATTGCCCGCGGGCTCACCCTGGTCATTTCCGAGGGATCCCCCGCAGCCAGCCCCAACGCCGTCAACTGGATGGGTACTGATCTCGGATTCCTCCCCATGCCCGTCATCATGATGTTCCTTGCTGGGCTCATTTCCTGGTTCATTCTTTCTAGAACAGTCCTCGGCCGATCCATGTACGCCATCGGCGGAAACTTCGACGCCGCCCGCCTATCCGGACTACCCGTCAAACGCATCCTCATCAGCGTATATGCCTTATCTGGTCTTTTTGCCGCCTGGGCCGGTCTGGTTATGACCGCGCGGTTATCTTCCGCCCAGCCCAACGCCGGCACCGGTTATGAACTCGACGCCATCGCCGCGGTCGTTATCGGCGGAGCTTCTCTCACCGGTGGACGCGGCGGTGCCTGGGGCACCTTCATCGGTGCGCTCCTTCTCGCGGTCATTCGAAATGGTTTAAACCTGCTGAATGTGTCTTCTTTCTGGCAGCAAATAGTCATCGGCATCGTCATCGCCGTTGCCGTCGGTTTTGATGTCATCCGCAATAAAACAATTGCCCAATAA